The DNA region ATTGTTCCGGATCATTTACTTGGTCACAATCACCAACAAGCGGAAGTTATTTACCTTCTGGCGAAGGAACAACGCATACGGTTACCGTTACTGTAAGTGATGGAAATGGAAATAGCACAACTTGCACCGTTGTATTAACCGGTGATGATACTACACCACCGGTTCCAACTTGTGAAAACCCTCAAACAATTGTATTGAATGCATCTTGTCAACTGCTGGTTCCAAATCTTACAGATAATGTTTCTGCTATGGATAATTGTTCGACAAGTTTCAACTGGTCTCAATCTCCAACGAGCGGTAGCTTACTGGCTTCTGGTGAAGGAACGACACATACCGTCACGGTTACTGTTTCCGATGGGAATGGAAATAGCACTACGTGCACAGTCATATTAACCGGCGATGATGCTACGCCACCGGTTCCATCTTGTGAGGTACCTCAAACGATTGTGTTGAATGCATCCTGTCAATTGATGGTACCAAATCTTACTGATAATGTATCCGCCACGGACAATTGTTCAACATCGTTTAACTGGAGTCAATCTCCAACGAGTGGAACTTTATTAGCATCAGGTGAAGGGACTACACATACAGTAACAGTTACCGTTGATGATGGCAATGGAAATAGTTCGACATGCACAGTTGTGTTGACTGGTGATGATACCACACCACCGATACCAACTTGTGAAGGGCCACAGACAATAGCATTAGATGCAAATTGTAAATTGGCAGTACCGGATTTAACCAATGATGCATCTGCAACAGATAATTGTTCAACATCTTTCAACTGGAGTCAATCTCCAACAAGTGGCAGTTTATTGTCTTCAGGTGAAGGGGTAATGCATACAGTTACAGTAACGGTTATTGATGGAAATGGAAATACTGCAACATGCACTGTGGTATTAACTGGTGATGACACTACACCCAATGTAACTACCTGTGAAGGACCACAAACAATTGTTTTAGATGCAGACTGTAAATTGTTGGTACCGGATCTAACGGATGATGCAACAACAACAGATAATTGTTCGGGCTCATTCAGTTGGTCGCAAACTCCAACGGCAGGTTCTTTGTTAGCTTCAGGAGAAGGTACAAACCATACCGTAACAGTAACTGCAAGTGATGGAAATGGAAATAGCAGTACCTGCACCGTTGTGTTAACAGGTGACGATACAACCCCACCTGTTGCAACTTGTGAAGTACCACAAACGATTGTATTAGATGCAAATTGTAAATTGGTAGTACCGGATTTAACCAATGATGCATCTGCAACAGATAATTGTTCAACATCATTTAACTGGAGTCAATCATCAACAAGTGGCAGTTTATTGTCTTCGGGTGAAGGAGTTACACATACCATAACTGTCACAGTGAGTGACGGAAACGGAAACAGTTCAACCTGTACAGTCGTTTTGACAGGGAATGATGCTACTGCTCCAACACCAACTTGTGAAGTTCCGCAAACCATTTCATTGAATCCAAGTTGTCAATTACGGGTTCCAAATTTAATTGATGATGCAACTGCTGTTGATAATTGTTCAACTTCATTTACTTGGAGTCAGAATCCTTCAAATGCAACCATGTTAGCATCAGGTGAAGGAGTAACCCATACAGTTACCATAACGGTAAGCGATGGCAATGGAAATAGCACGACATGTACCGTTGTATTAACTGGTGACGATGTTACGCCACCGGTGCCAACTTGTGAAGGACCGCAAACGATTTTATTAAATCCATATTGTACATTAATTGTACCGGATCTTACCAATGATGCAACAGCTACTGATAATTGTTCTACGTCATTTAGCTGGAGTCAGAATCCTGCAATAGGAGCTGGCCTTGCATCAGGAGATGGAGTAACGCATACCGTTACGGTTACAGCAAGTGATGGCAATGGAAATACAAGTACCTGTACAGTTGTGTTAACCGGTGATGATACTTCAGCACCGGAACCAATTTGTGAAGGACCTCAAACCATCGTGCTTAACAGCAATTGTAAATTAAGTGTACCCGATCTGATTGATGGAGCAGATGTAAACGATAATTGTTTTTCATCATTTAGCTGGAGCCAGAATCCTACGATAGGTACCTTGCTTTCTTCAGGTGAAGGAACCACACATACAGTTACGGTGACTGTAAGTGATGGCAATGGAAACAGCAATACTTGTACCGTCGTATTAACAGGTGATGATACTACACCACCTGTGCCAACCTGCGAAGGACCACAAACAATTGTCTTAGATGCAAATTGTAAGTTGGCGGTTCCTGATTTAACGAATGGAGCAAGCGCCACAGATAATTGTTCTGCTTCATTTACTTGGAGTCAATCAACAACAACTGGCACATTATTATCCTCAGGGGAAGGTGTGACACATACAATAACAGTTACAGTCAATGATGGCAATGGCAATAGTGCTAACTGCACGGTTATACTGACAGGTGATGATACTACACCTCCTGTACCTACTTGTGAAGGGCCACAAACAATTGTCTTAAATGCAACTTGTAAATTGATGGTTCCCAATCTGGTTGACGGAGCAACTGTAACCGATAATTGTGCATCTTCATTTACATGGAGTCAATCCAGTCCTTCTGGAACCTTATTGGCATCAGGGGAAGGAGTCATGCATACAATTACTTTAACGGTTAGTGATGGAAATGGAAATAGTAATACTTGTACAGTTAAATTAACAGGTGATGATACCACACCACCTGTGCCAACCTGTGAAAGTGCTCAAACCATTGCAGTGGATGCAAATTGCAAACTAATGGTTCCTGATTTAACAAATGGAGCAAGCGCAACAGATAATTGTGCTTCAACATTTACATGGAGTCAATCAACTTCTGCCGGTACACTTTTAAATTCAGGGGAAGGAGTTACCCATACAATTACTGTAACAGTCAACGATGGAAATGGCAATAGTTCAACCTGTACCGTCGTATTAACAGGAGACGATACAACACCACCAACAGCCAGCTGTAAAAACATAACCGTTCAATTGGATGGAGCAGGAAATGTTAGCATTCTTCCTGCTGATGTGAATAATAATTCTACAGATAATTGTTCAGGATTGGTATTAACAAGTGTTTCACCCAATAGCTTTACATGTTCAAATAAAGGCGCAAATACGGTTACTTTATTTGTAACGGATGCTGCCGGAAATGTATCTTCTTGTACTTCTACGGTAACAGTTGAAGATAATATTCTACCGCAGATTAGTTGTCCGGGAAATAATACTGTTAATAACACACCAGGCATTTGTGGAGCTGTTTATAACTATACAACTCCTGTTGGAACGGATAATTGCCCAGGAGCGACTACTGTTAGAACCGCAGGATTAGCTAGTGGAGCAACTTTCCCAATTGGATCAACAACTGTTACATACAAAGTAACAGATGGGGTTGGACTGAGTGCAACCTGCAGTTTTACAGTGACTGTAGTCGATAATGAAAAACCAATGATTACTTGTCCGACAAATATTGTAGATAGCACAGGCGTGGATTCATGTATTAAGAAGGTGACATTTGCAGTATCAGCAACAGATAATTGTGAATTGGCTCCTTTGAACTATTCTCATACCAGCGGCAGTACATTCCCGATTGGGACAACAACAGTTACAATTACTGCTACCGATCTTAGTGGAAATTCTAAATCTTGTACGTTTACAGTAACAATAAACCGTCGAACTGAAAAATGCAATGGAAAAGATGATGACTGTGATGGTTTAATTGATGAAGGTTTTGATATGGACAATGACGGAGTAGCAGATTGTTTTGATAACTGTCCAACTGTTTCCAATCCAAACCAAGCAGATTCAGATTGTGATGGAGTTGGAAATGCTTGTGATGTTTGTCCAGGAGGAAATGATAAGATTGACAATGATCATGACGGAAGACCGGATTGTAAATATCCACCCAGCTTTGCAAATATCATTTCATCGTGGAAATGTAGTGGAGGAACAAAGGTTATAGTATGTACAAGGACAAACTCTGGTGGATATAAAACAGTTTGTACTTACTATTCAGCTGTTGCAACTCATATTGCATACGGTGGTTATCTCGGACCATGCAATGAGGCAAATTGTTCAGAATCTCTAAAAAGAATTGCTAGTGAAGATAAAGCATATAGAGAATTAGAGTCACATGATCCAAATACAGTGTATGGAAATAGAAATGACATGACGCTGTATCCAAATCCTGTAAGAGATGAACTTAACATTGAATTTGATAATCCAGTAATTAATGGAACGCTTCAAATATTCAATTGTCAGGGAGAGATTATCTATAAAAAGGAAATTAGTAATATTACCCTTGAATTGCGTGTGGATCTTTCCAATGAGGCACGTAAATTAAATTCAGGAATCTATTTTGTAAGATTTGAGGATGATACACAGCGAATTATTCGCAAGTTTTCAGTTATGGATTAAATAACTAATTAGAACTACTCCAAATATTATTTCATTTAGGTGTTGGAATATTTGGAGTAGTTTTAAATTTATGTTGTATTTTTGAATAGGGATATACCTATTTAAATTCATACTACATGTGGGCTTTTCTTAAATCCTTCCTCTTTTATATCGGATTCGGTATTAATGCAATAGGAATTCTAGTATCATTGGTAATTATAATTTCAGATGCTATTAAAGGTTCCTCCTCAAAAAATGGAACGTGGCTTCTGATTGTTCTTGGCCTATGCCTATGGTTAGCCTTGTGCTGGTATTTAAAAAGTATCGGTAAAATTGGTTTAGCGACCAATATGGTCATGTTGCCTGCAATCCCAATTGGCGGGTATGGATTATTCATACTTCTGTTTATTATTTTGAAACCCGATATGAAGTAGACCTTCAATTCCAGTAAACAGGAAGCACATCAAATAATCGAGTCCAGAAATGCAAGTAAGAAGACTATAAAATTTTCACAGAACACCATTCCGTGATAAAAAGTAATCATTTACGATTTGGAGTATTACTAGTTGATTCAATCTTAATTTAGTCAAAAGGAATTCATACGATTCATTTTTGAATCTAGGGTTTAAACCCTAGATTCAAAAATAGGGAGCATTTCAAATAATCAATTCCAGAAATCAAGTGAGAAGACTATAAAATTATTCCAGAACACCGTTCCATGAAAGAAAGGAATCAATTGCGATTAGGAGTATTAATTGTTGAATCAATCTTAATTAAGTCAAAAGGAATTCATACGATTCATTTTAAAAACTAGGGTTTAAACCCTAGTTTTTAAAATTGATTCAATCAGAAATTTTGCTTATTCAATCATGATTGCCGCAAGTTTGATAGATTTAGAATTCAAAATTTTAATACATGTGTAGCTTTTTATATTTTGTTCTAAATATAATAGCTAAGAAAGTGTCTTTAGTAATGGTATATGTGCATCTTGTTTGGGTAACAAAAAAGCGAATACCATATTTGCGTTCTAAAGAGTTAAGAAAAAAAACCTGGTTTCATATACTCGAATACGCAAAAAGTAAGCATATTAAAATTGATCATATCAATGGATATAGAGATCATTGTCATTGTTTAGTTCAATTAAAGTCAAATCAAAATCTGCAATCAATTGTACATTTATTAAAAGGTGAATCTTCCCACTGGATCAATGAACAGAAATTGTTGGATGAGCTGTTTCAATGGCAAGCAGGATTTTATGCTGCCTCAGTATCCCCTTCAAAATTGAAATTTGTTAGAAAATATATTCAGAATCAAGAACGGCATCATCAATCCGGTTCACTTATAGATGAATTAGATAATCACTTTCCTGATGTGAAATCTGAGGTTTAAACCCCAGATTTCACATCAAGAAACTCACCAAACAATCGAGTGCAGAAATCCACTAACAAGATTGTAAACTTATCAGATAAAATCCCATACTTCTTCATTAGAAAGGGTTCCTTTTCAATTTGGAATTCCAATAGTTGAATCAATCTTAAGTAATTTAAAAGGAATTCACGCCATTCATTTTTAAATCTAGGGTTTTAACCCTAGATTTAAAAATAGGGAGCACATCAAATAATCGGGCCCCGAAATCTAAGTAGCAAGATTGTATAATTATCTAAAATAACCTCAACATTCCTTGTCGGTATGCTACCATTCTAAATTTGAAGTCTCAATGTTAGAATTGCGTTTTATTAAATCAAATGGAATTCACACGATTCTTTTTCAAACCTGGGGTTTTAAATCCCAGGTTTGAAAATAGGAAGTTCATCAAACAATTCTGAGCAAGGATTCACGAAAAAGAATATGTAAATATTTCAAGAGACATCATGTATCATCATGATAAAATTAGCATTCTCAAATTGAGGGAATTAATTTTTTATTCAGACAAATGTTAAGTAAGACGGAACGCACATTATGCTTTTTAAAATCTGGGGTTTAAAACCCCAGATTTTAAAATTAGAAGCAACAATTCGATTGAAAGGAAAAACGTAAAAATTCAGGAAAGTGACATTAAACGACATCTAAAGTGAAAAATCGAACCCAAAAATCATCCTTCATCCCAAATCTAAGGATTCAAAGAATAATTGGAATAGCGTTTAGATTTTCGTTTCAGATTTTTAATAAACACCCAATAAGGATTTTATACGATCTAAAATTTCTAAATTTTTATTTTTTATATTAAATTTTAAACTGAATGTATTAATTGCAATGTGAATTACTTTTATATAGATTAAATGAATCATATGAAATTATTCAAAAAAAGATTAGGTAATTTCGACTACTTCAAACTACATTTACAATTCGTTTAGTAGCACCCACTCTCAACACTTCTTTTAATTTACCCAATTCTTTTGACTCAATAATTTAAAGCCAAATCCAAAACGGATTTAATACCCTTTCTTGAGACTCTAGAAATTTTTTTATTCATACCCTCTTATGGAAAAGCAATTTTACCCCCAGCTAAGGGACTTAGCTTGTATTGTACTAATTATTGGTACATACTTTTCTGGCTTTTGTCAAGTTGGAAAATATCAACAAGTATCCAAAGAACGGATATCCGTTTTTTGTTCAACGCCTCCTAGTATTAACTGTCCCGCTGATTTTAATTCATGTCCCGGAAGTTCAATTCATCCAAATGTTAGTGGTACTGCTGTCGCTCTAAAAGGAAGTCTTGAATGTGATGAACCATTGGTTACTTACAAGGATATAATAGTTAAAACTGGAAATTGTGTTGGTGCTTCTTTAATTCAAAGAGTTTGGACGGCAACAGATCCAAATGATGCCAGCCTGCGAGCATTTTGCATACAATATATTAACACCTTAGATACCACAGCTCCTGAACTTTATAACTGCCCTAAAGATACTGTTCTATTAAGTAATGATAAATGTACAACAAGTTATAAATGGAAAATGCCTTTGGTTTCAGACCATTGCGGTAACTATTGTGTTACCAGTTCTCATGTAAATGGTGGTGAATTCGCAATTGGTACGCATACTGTTATAATTACTGTAACAGATGATTGTGGAAACACAAGCCGATGTATTTTTAATGTGGTTGTAATTTCTAATTGTTGCAATGTACCACCTATTATACATTGCCCTTCAAACTTCCTTGCTTGTTCAGGTAGCTCAATAGATCCAAATACAACAGGGAAGCCGACCGTTTTAAAGGGAAGTCCTGCTTGCAAAGAACCTCTACTAAATTATTCTGATAAATTAAATTATTTTTCTAATTGTAATTATTCAATTGAAAGAACCTGGACTGCTACAGATCCGGATCATTCTAATTTATCAGCACATTGCACTCAGTTGATTCAAATTAAAGATACCATTCCTCCAATATTTACTTTTTGCCCGCCGAATATAACCGTTCAATCAGATGCCGATTGTACAGCCAAGGTGAGTTGGGCAAATCCGATTGCAACTGACAATTGCGGTATTGCTTCAATTACAAGTTCTGTTCCATCTGGATATCAATTTACACTTGGATTGGCAGCGGTTTCAATTATTGCTACCGATAATTGTGGCAATACC from Saprospiraceae bacterium includes:
- the tnpA gene encoding IS200/IS605 family transposase — encoded protein: MSLVMVYVHLVWVTKKRIPYLRSKELRKKTWFHILEYAKSKHIKIDHINGYRDHCHCLVQLKSNQNLQSIVHLLKGESSHWINEQKLLDELFQWQAGFYAASVSPSKLKFVRKYIQNQERHHQSGSLIDELDNHFPDVKSEV